A window of Hordeum vulgare subsp. vulgare chromosome 5H, MorexV3_pseudomolecules_assembly, whole genome shotgun sequence genomic DNA:
TAGTCACACCGCGTGTACATATATGCAAATCTCTGCGATGTTTTTCATGGAGTTACAGCAATAAATCGAGCTATGAGAAGCGCGAGCGTACATAGGTCGGCTAGCTGGTCCAGTTAGCCTTTCTTGGCGAAGAGGCCGCCGAGGttgaagccgccgccgccctcgctgTCGGCGGCGGGCTTCTTTCCCGCGGAGGTGGTGCCGCCGGCCTTCCTGGAGGCGGTGCCGCCGGCGGAGGGCGCCGGGCCGTCCACCTTGTTGAGCAGCGGGTTGGTCTCGatgaactcctgctcgtccttgacgaTGGCGCTGACGATGAAGTCGAGGATGCTCTTCTCCTTCTTGGCCGGAGCCGGCGTGCCCCTCGTCGCCGCCGGCACCGCCAGCCGCGTCCGCCGCGGGCGAAGGCTGCTCCTGCCCGCCGACGAGGCTGACGCCGGCGCCACGGCCGCCACGCTGCTGCCGAACCCCACCGATGCCATTGCTAACGCTAGGTAGCTCCCCTGGATCCCTTGGCGATTCTTGGCGGCGAAATGTGTGTATGGTGGTACTATTGAGCTTGGTGAGGGTGGCGATCGGGTGGCCATATATGCGTGGGCGGGAGGGAGGCGAACGGGAGGGGACGGTGGCCACAGGCGGCTTATCCTCACCATGCGTGCCTACGTGTGCGCGCCAGCCACCGGCCGGCGGGTGCGCTGGGCGTGCGTCCCGCGCGCGAGAGGTCGGCGTGGGCTCGGCACAAGCGCTAGTGGGATCCATTCGGTTCTAGGGCCAGCGTTGCTTCGTCTCCTACCGTAAAAAGATCTGATTTAATTTTGGAACGTAATACGCCTCGGCCGTCCGATTTTTTCGCCGCCGACTTGTTGGTATCGTTCCTCTTGCAACAAGGCTAAAATCTTCTTCTCTTTAATTTCTGTATAAAAGTCAGAAAAGATCTGCTTGAATGTTAGCACATTTTTATCACTCGTGTTTAGAAATTCTATgaaacctaggtggttattgattgagtATGAGATGGATTAAAAAAAATAGCATTTACACTATGCATGCATATATAAGTACTACAAcagagtactccctccattcctttatGTAAGGTGTATTATTTCCGGCACGGTGACCAAGACGCATAATTATACACATGTTAAGACAAAATTAACCTTGGCGAAATCATTGATTAGAGACAATAAAATCATGGGAAATTATAAAGAGAAGCGCCGCACCATAGCTTTCTCATGCAGCGGCTCCATGCGCATGCAAAAATCTTTCATCACATGCTTACATCATCGCATTAAATGCCTTTTTGAATTTTAGAAATGATTTATCTCACAGATTAATAATTTGATTGGAGATCCGTCTTCACCGTTAGGTTCGTCTCGACGAGACCTTCAAAATAAGATCTCATGTTGACAtgttttattgattttttttcgtcgttcctagttgccacatttatgtcatcatcatAGTTGTCATCTTACGAGTGTATAGTTgtcacaaaaattatacataATTATCAAGGCAATAATTTTATATTTGTTAAGCATTGCAATGTTATGTGAAGCTAAAAGTGGGTATTAGAGCACTAACAATaaacaagtaaatgcatgaacTAGCACAAGTACAATGAATCAAGTTTTTTAGTGGGGTATATCGACATTCATAAGCCTGATAATCAAGTTGATTTAATGTGAGAACTATGTGACAAATAATGCGACAAGTAAGAGATAATAATCTGGCAAGTACCGatgaaaataaaagttatcgaaacgtagcgacatgggatctagttttgaagatctcgttgcGAAAAAGTTAATGGTGAAAGCAGATCATTAATTGAGATAACGGTTTGAAAGATAAATCTTTTTAAATGCATTATAAGAAAAGAATATTTAATGATGTCATGCTTGTGTAATGttgcatgcatgcaaataatTGATGGAAGAAAGCCGCAGCGTGGGAAAACTTATGTGCGACGCCGCTCCCTAGTTAAGTCCTAAAATCATTTAGGCTAGGAAAGTAAGAGATACACACAATCATGAgatagattttttttctttttctctttataATAAGAGATGCATGCAATCAGGGGagagatactttcctttttttgaaGGGCTAATGATGGAATTACAAGAATTAGAAGAAATGCACCTTACATTGTggaattttataaaaaaaaatataccttatataaaggaacggagggagtactaattagctgctaggagtaaatataatgcgccttaaaccttgtctattataaAATGCATGTAAATTTACTAAACTGTGAGGGAGGAAGTAATATAATCCACGAGTAAATAATAAACATGATATTTATGATGTGTACCCATAGCTAAATACGTAAGCATGTActtcctccgtaaactaatatagagaGAGTATAAAATATAGAACCGAAATATATAAGCATATAGGGTTAgcgcatgaacaagtaaataggaGATGAACAAATCATACCTTTCGGTAGGGCTAAGGTCGTAACGGACATAGCAACTTCAACCTCTTTTGTGGCCTTCTTCTGGCCGCGTCGTTGTTGGTGCTAAAACCGATGGATCTCAGATAAGGGATCCCGAGTTGATGATCTTGGCATGATGGTAACAAAAGTAAAGGGAGTACATTATATATCCAGGTTTGAAAACTCTtttagaggtaaaaccctatgtctttTTTATTATATTGATTATGGATGTGGTATAAAGTACGTGATGATCTACCTCGAAATCATATGAATGTGTTTTAGTCTAAAAGCCTTGCCTTTACACATTAAACCTCTTGGCTTATATATGCATTAGGGGTATTTAGGGTTACAAGTGTGTCGGTTATAACAAGGGATAACATGCTGATCATTCAACTACGCATTGAAGTGTACGCCAAGTCTTTGCTGGATTCCATCTTGAATACGTCGAGGGATAGGGCATGCGTGACTCCTTCTTCAGTAGACGGTGAGTCCTCAGCTCGGTCCATGAACGACGGGCCGATGTGGTGTGCACCCCCTAATCCAGTACATCTTGGGTAGCTCATGAACTGTCTACAAGCCGAGGACTTTTGCTCCTTCCTCGGAATAACTTCATTGTCTTGGTATTCGGCTTTGTAGACGAGTTCTATCTTCCATGCCAGCTTGCGGATCCAAGTATATACTCGGATCCAAAGTCTTTTCTCTTTATTGATAGTCATGTGTTTATATGATGATTTACTCCATGCAGTAAGGGACATCTGTCCCTCTCCGTTTTTACTAGGTCCTAAGACTCACTTAGCTTAACGACAAATGCTCTACCACATAACCACGGTAGGTTCAGGACTGAGAACCTTTTGACCGAAGCCGAATAGTCATCATTCATCAGGCAGCCGAGTCGTTTTgtcagagcaagtacaatagtatagccagctgctggctataagccattgtcatgtcatctatagcccatcttataaccaacatgtacaatagttcatgGCAAAAGTATACtacttctttattatatggtccacctttcatactcacaaaatgcctaggagcacgtgttagagctggctcttagctaagagcccgtttaccttctctttcctctaactaaacaaaaatatattagtttattccttatagccagctgactcagctctattgtacttgctctcaaCAGTTATGGCAGGGCATTTCGTGGCCCAAAGACCGTTCTCATTGGCATATCAATCAATAAGGTCGTGCACCGGATTTCCAGCCGTGTTATTAACCAAATTCCTCAATCTTTGGGCGCATATATTGCATGGGTAAAAGTGGCGGACCCAACCCACTAAATCAGGGTGAACCAACAGTGCATACATTCGtagatatttatttttatttggttATTCCATCTATTTCGCTATGGTATATTGGTTGATTTGTAAATTCAGGGTGGGCCATCCTATACCTCCGCCACTGGTTTTACTTCGGCACACCCACTTTTGCTTAAGTGTGTCTTCCTTACCCCCTCCGTACGAAGCGCTCCGTCCTTATCTCTTCCACATTGCCAATCATTTTTTTCTTATCCCCTCGCCCTCCTTCACCTGCCCGTGCTGCTCCAGCGAGCGGCCACCATTCACATGCCCGCGCTGCTCCAACGAGCAGCCGCCATCCACCTGCTTGCGCTGCTCTGGCGAGCACTTGCCCGCGCTGCTCCGACGAGCTACCGCCCATCCACAAATGCTACCGAGCGGCAACCAACGCTCATCGCCATGGCCGTCTGAAGCGGGATTTGTTACAACCATGTTTTTTCGTTGGAACCGGCCCATGTATTTGCTACCACCCACCCACCCAAAATCTGCTACCAAATTGTTTTTTGCTGGAACCGGCAAACCATTTTGCTGCAATCGTTTTGTTTTTTGCTACTACCAGTGTTCTGTGGATTTGTGTGGATTTGTGCTACATCCATCTCCATGACATTGCCTGTTTATTTatcattttttgctacaaccatgatATGATTTTGTTGGAACCGAAGATAAATTTTGCTACATCCACCCACAGTGGTGTTTGTCCATGACGGCGATGGCTTTTTTCTTTGATGGGATCAACACGTTTTTTGATACAACCGGCGAGCAATTCTGCTTCAACCAACATCTTTTTTTGCTAGAACCATTGGATTTTTTTGCTAGAGCATGTGCTTTTCGGATATGCAAAGCATTTTTTTCAGAGCTGCAACCATTGCTGAAAAATGTTACATCCGGCAACTAAGAAAGCTACAACCAGCTTTGAGAAAAGCTTCAACTGGACACGGGGTAGCGGAAGGTCGGCCACCATGCAGCCGCAAAAAGTTGTAACCGACGTCGAGAAAAGCTACAACACGCTTCTAAAAAAGCTTCAAACATAGAACAACTAGCTAACAATGACGAGCAGCAGAGACGGAGCTGGACGGCCGTGTCGTGACGGGGGCACAACAAGCTACGGCGATGGGCTGCGATGATGTTGGAACCCTCCCGACGATGCTGGAACCTGCCCGACGAAGCTTGAAACATATTTCTCTCGATTGGTCCGACGGAGCTGCATACCGGCGAGCTCCGACAATGAGCGTCCCCGACGAGGTGCGACGACAAGTGTCCCCGGTGAGCTGGCGGCCAAGGACGAGCACGAGGAGGCTGACTCGCGCGAGATCCCTTTTTCTGTTTTGCGTGTGCAAGAGGAAGAAGGACGATGACATGGTCACAACAATCTCGGTCATTCACGCATGCAAATCAAACGCCTCGCAGGCGACCGGTCTAAATTTGGGCCGGTGTGCCGACATAGAGTACTACCCTATTGCATGTCCTATCGAGATCCTACGATTAATTTTGTGGGGCGTGGTGACCCCTGGCCTTTTACTGACCTATAATAAGGGAAACCACAAATCGATTTTACCCACACTCTCATTACACGCACCATCGCCCAAGCCTCCCGTAAGCTCAAGCGCCCTGAGATCTATTTCTTGCTCCGGTTTCTTCCCACCTCCATCCTCCACCACAAGATATGGCTGGAAATGGGAAAAACGATGTTGCTCCGACGTCCGAGGTTGCCGACATGAGGGGGCAGTGGCTGCACTCCAACGTCATCACCAATATCATCGTCGAGTTTGAGCTGACGGGTACCTCCGGTTCACAGCTAAATGTCGATCCCCAAAGGATGCTGGTGAGGTCCATTCGGCCTTGGCTATCTCCACTCTTTGAAAATGGGAATGGGTCGTCTTCATTTCCCACCTTCTCCGAGGTCTGGGCTTCCCTCTACATCCTTTGAACGAGTCTGAAGTCGGACTCGTTGAAGACGAGATATAGGTGTGCCTGTATCCACGCATTGGGCCTTCCGCATAGAAGATTCTCAAAAAGATCCCTTCCATGTGGAAGCTTCGTCTGGATCATGCCGTCTTCTTCCTTCATGGACGCCCATCGCGGCGCCGCCGCTGTCACCGTCTTCCACCACAATGCGGTCGTCGTTGATTGTACATCGGTCCACCTCTGCCATCTACCAAGACCCTCCGCCTCCGTTTGGTGCTTGGGTGTGCTGCTGCTTGCTGCAGCCGGCTCATCTCCCTCCCTAGGTTGGGCCGCAACCACTGCGTGGCTCACGCACCCCATCCCCTACAACCAGCtaatttaatatattttttggaaaaaaaagATAACCCCCGGTCTCTACATCGATATAGATGCATGCAGTCATATTATTAATTAACAAGTAGCACAACAAAGTCTTAGGTCCACGAACGGCTCACAAGCTGAGCGCAAAAAGTAAAGTATATAAAAAAAGATGTCACATCCGGGAATAAAGAACAGGCTACAATGTCTATACACCTAGCCTATTGTTAGCTCGCCATCCAAATTGGCTAAAGATAGCTCATGCTACCATCTCTCAACGGTTGCATCCAATAACCAAAAGTTCCCTGGAGTCTGTATGAGTAAATAACAACCACATATGTATCCAAGTTGTAGCTCtgtagataacctgcaaaaaattaGTGAAGTTCGTTCCATTAAATATCAAATAATTTCTAGTGTTTCATATAGCCCTAAATATTGCACATAGCCACATACCCCTACCCAAATATGTTTCGCTATATTTACTTTCACTCCATTGAGCCACGTCCTAAATAACATGTTTATGCTTGTTGGAGGGTTATAGTTGATGCTTCCTTCAGCCGGTCGTTATTTGCTGTGACCATTGAGCCCACAAGGAGTACAGGTCAGTGCTTCATTGGCTCACACGAGCAAAAAAATCAATCCATGAACGTTTCTTCGTGGAATGATCCAGGTATGAACAATTGAACATACATAGCGGGGCACTCGATCAGGTATATCTTCAGGTTTTATTTACAAGGGCTGACGAACAGTGCACTCTGAAACGCCTCCTCCATACATGTTCAGTTCACCCACTATAAATACCTTGCTGATTCAGGAGTTGCCAATGCCAAATACGAATTCTAGCCTTGAGTATCTAGCTACATCCAAACGGGGCGTCAAGGAATTTGCTTCCAGAACATGTGGTTTATAGTTACCAATTCATTATAAATACCTTGCTAATTCATGTGATGAATAGGACTATACTCCCtccataaagaaatataagagcaatTAGATCATTATTTTAatgatctaaacgcttttatattttCTTACGGAGTGAGTACTATTGATGGATCACTTATTTTCACTTACAAGAGTAACTAAATACTCTCTACGCGGATGAAGTGAGAATAAAATAAATCCCCCTAAGCACCAACAAAAACTCACCTAGTCCAAAATAAACACAAGTATTGCTTTCATCGTTGAACTCAATTCAAACTGTTTTTCTCTCAAGAAGCATATTAAGTGACCACTCCTTCGATATAAGGCTAGAGGCAAAGACATTAAACTGCATCCTGAAGGGGGGAGAGGTACAAGCCAGAACTGACAGACAATGGAGCACGACGCTGACTAAGGAAAACCGGTCGTGAAGATCACGATTTGCTCGGATGATCACAGATCACATTGCACACTATGTCCTCTCATCTTCACAGTCTGGAGTGCTCGAATTGTCGGAGTACCCGTAATAACAAGAACAGTTGCAGCAATCGTCATCATCCCATTCGAGCGTCATGGTTTTGATCCTGGCGAATTTTGCCCGCAGGGCacgctcctcctcgtcgtcgatcTCGAAACAATCGCACACTGAAAGAACCTCCAGAACACGGCAGCCCTCGAGGACGGTGGTCAGGTCTTCGAGGGTGATGTCAGTGTTGCCAAGTTCAAGGGAACGCAGCTCCAGCAGAGGCGATTGTTTCATAGCACTGGCGATATGTTTGCTGAAGACGTTGTGGCAGGATACAAGCCGAAGGGTTCTAAGTAAGGGCGAGCTGCAAACAGTAGGGCGATGTACGTTTTAGTGGTATATACTGAATGTGGAAATATTGTTTTAGCATGAAGTGTAGTAATTTGTAGTTAACAAAATTTCGAGAAGAAATACTAATAAGTATAACAATGAAAGAAAAAAACAACACCTTTCTAGGATAGACTTGATGAGCTCATCGGTGACAAAGTGCTTCCCGGCGAACACCCTGAGCTGTCCGCCGGAACGGTGCACGGCGGCCTTCGCCATCGCGCGCAGGACAGCATCGTCCTTCAGGAACAAGACCTCGTGCTTGTCCATGTCGATGGCTCGCCACACGTCCGGCAGCTTCGCGGCCTCGAGCCACGAGCGGCACACGAGACCGGCGCCCATGAGGACTTCGACGGCGCCGGCCCgggtgaagatcgaagagagagcgtCAAAGGGCAGCAGCGACCAGTCCCTGGCCAGCGGCGGCGCATCGTCCATCGATAATGATAGGTCAAtcttgttttccattttttttgtgaGATAGATCGATCTCCTAGGACCGGGGACGTCGGGGTCCTGAAAACCAATTTATAGACGGTATATGGGCCTCATCTTTTCTTTAGGGCAAAACACACTGTATGCTTTATAAAGGCGGCCGGCCCAAAGACTTCTCTTTTTTTCGAACCGGGCTTTCTCCCCtttccattactttcataacGAAAATACAATGTTTCGAGACGAGAACCAGAAAGAGAGGGAAAGGGAAAAAAGCGAGTTCGGGACCCCAAAGACTTCTCCTGGCCGGCGGCGGCGCCGCATCATCTCTCCTTGGCCTTTTGGTTGAAGCTGAGTCCTTACTCTTTTCTGCGATGGATAAAGCCGGGTCGTCGCCCTTCTTCTCAGCTGGCTTCTCCTGCCCATCATCCTTGGTCTTGGGGGCTTCATCTTTGCCGGCTCCATCAGCATCTTTCTGACCGATTTCTGCATCATCAGCATCAGCTTCAGTCACTTGGTCATTTTGTCAAAGGATTAAAGCCAACTCCTCAACCCGCCACCCATCACCATTCTCACCTTGAATGTTCGATCTAGGAGGAGCCGGGATTGATGGTGTACTAGAGTTCGGTGGTGCGGATCGGGTTGGAGAAGTCACACTTTGATACTTAGAGCAAGcacaatagtatagccagctgctggctataagccattgtcgtcatctatagcccatcttatagccaacatgtacatCGTAAAAGTGTATTACTTTTtttattatatggtccacctttcatactcacaaaaggcctaggagcacgtgttatAGCTGGTTCTCAgttaagagcccgcttaccttctctctcctttttgctttcctctaactaaacaaaaatatattagtttatttctTATAGCCAGCTGATTCAGCTCtgttgtacttgctcttagagcaagtacaaaaGGATGACGTAGGCGGGTTGTAAgacttaaaataatatatttgtgatgagttggaagagggagaagaagagagaaaagagaTGCGAGCTACAAACTAACAGCCGGCTGTAACACGTGCTTCTAGACACTTTGTGAGAGAGGATGGTAGGACTTGTATCAATAAAGTAGTACTCATTTACATCTACCTATTGCACTTGCGGGTTATAATTTTGGCTGTAGATGACGTGTCGACATcatatagccagcagctggctgtactattaaccatgctcttagtcACAAGATTAATTGTTTGAGGATTTGACGGCTCAACGCGCACGTTACGAGCATCATACCTATGTTGAAACTTGGATAAGTCCAGAGAAGCTacaatggtggtgacgaaactctGGGTCTCCTTATTCACCCTGATAAAAGTCGGCTTCCTTAAACACAGAGTTTTCAACATTATACTGAGGGAACCCGCTAGCAAGCAGACCCGACTTCATCTCTGGATGATAAGCTTTTGCCAAAGCCATAACACGCATAGCTCCTTTGCGGCAAGCAGATGGCTTCAGTTCCTGGATCCATTCcagcacagttgaaagttccttcAACATCTCACTCAGCCTTTGTGGCGGCTGGCTCTAGTCTCGAACAGTCTTGATAGCCTATGCACCTCCAATGTACAACTGACGTGTTAGCGCATACAAAGCTTGCAGTTTCTTGACAGGAGTCTCCCGGTTGAGTTCATTACGTTTACCTGTGGAAAGAAAGACTTAGCAGAGCATGCAAGCGTCAGAGTTCATGTGCAAAGGAGCAACTTACCACCCATGATCTTGTTCAGAAGGCCCTTAAGATCTGGAAACTCTCCTTCAATAGCACTGAGTTTCTTCTCCGGGTCTCTGCTCGCTGAGTCCAAACTTCCCCATGTTCTAAGAATTCCGAGTTTGCACTTTCAAAATCATGAGCAACTTGCGGGCAGATTCTTGGAACTCACGATCGAGCCTGTTGCTCAGCCTTCTAACGTTTTCCGGCTTCAGCAGCAAGCGGCTCCTTTAGCTTGGCAATCTCTTGCCCTGCCTGGGCTGCATATTTCTACAAGTACAAATCTGAAAGTTAGTTCACAATAGAGAACCCCGGGTCATCGCGGGAAAGCCAACCCGGCGCTTGGGGCCTACATATGTTCAAAGTTTTTTCTTGCAAAACTGTCATCAAAATTACAAAGGAAAAGCTACGAGCTGCTATGAGAACAACAACCCGACGTTTGGGGGCTACAACATGTCAATTTGGAAGAACACATTTTCAAATACGAACAATGAGTCCAAGGTCATTGCAAGCAAGACAACCTGACACTTGAGGGCTATGATATTTCAAGCTTGCTTGTAAAAACGGTAAGTCCTAGGTTGCCGCGGGTAAGGCAACCTGGCACTTGAGGGCTACATAGTTTGAAGCCACAAACCTACAAGACTAAGCAAAAAGTCCCGAACTAGTGCAGGCATGCAACCTCGCACTTGGGGGCTTCACAGTTAATATGTAGCACCAAGTCATCACGATGTGATCAACTCAGagagcttgggggctacaggtaatatggtactccctccgttcttaaatataagaccttttagagattacattaTGAATTACATacgaatgtacatagacatattttaaagtatagattcactcattctgcttcgtatgtagtcttttaattaaatatctaaaaggtcttatattttgaaacgaagggagtataaagAAATGAATGTACCTCATGATTTCTCCTCATAAGAGCCACTAGTCCACCTTCACGCTCTCTATTTTCACCGACCATGGCCTCATATTCTTGCTGAAGATTTGCAATGCTCATCTCCTCTAAGAGTTCCATATGTGGCTCAGAAGCTAGCTCTTGATGCAAAGTCGGCTTCACCTTAGCATTCAACATGGCTAGGACGTTGGGGGTACTGGGAGGTGTGTTCTATTATTCAGAAAGGAATTGGACTTCATTATCTTGGGCTTGGTATATCACAGGAGAAGCCGGTTTTCCCAAAGCCGGGTCTCTCTCCTCAACCTCATCAACGGCAGGCTCTAAGACATTTGGGTTAGTGAAACCCGGGTCGTCCAAAGCCGGGTCCTCTGTCGCAGTTTCCTTGGTGGCTGAAGCCACCATATCTACATCAGTATTGGCCGTAGAAGTGGATCCCGACATTTCCTTCAACACTGCCTTAGCTCTTGTCAAAATAGAACAAATCAATGAGAACAAGGACAAGTGGTATGAAacaacaattgatagaacttacCTAATATTGATGGGAAAGTCGTCGGTTGGCATTTGAATGTTGGATGCATTGGATGACGACGAGGTAGAATGGTAAGAAGAATTCATTTTGTTGGATCCTTCAGATCCCTCGTCTTGCCAGCCAAAGGTTGAGATGCTGTTGGAATTAGCTGGACCTTGCGAAGCCGACGATGGGAAGGCTACAGGATGATACCTTTCTCAAGTGGCTCCTCTTAGCTAGAGCTTCGGGTCCTTCGTTTCTTGCTTTCAGTCTGCTTTTGTTTTCTCAGTGAGACTAATATGCGTGCATGGGGCTGTATCGCTAGGGATTCTGTTGGTGAGGTAACTTTTGCATCTGCCGGCAAATTGTCAAGTACtctttctgtttttaaatataagacattttaaagatttGACTATAAaccacatatggatgtatatagacatattctaaagtataggttcactcattttgtttcgtatgtagtctatagtaaaaaatttaaaatgtcttatatttagaaacaaggGAGTATTAGCGAAGCGATCGATGCTAAAGCATTGTCTCTCATGAAAGCTATACACATGGCGGTGAGTTTCGGTATGGGGCGTGTGATTTTCAACACGGGCTGTCTGCCCCTATTCCAAGCAGTGTGCTCCACAAGGGAGATAAAGTTTCTTCTGTGAATGTGTTTCATCGACTACAAAGTTACTTTTAATTATCTTCATGTGATTGTAATGTGCATGCCTACATTCTTAAAAATAAATACCTACATTCAAAAACTTTAACCCAGGTTACAACTAGACCAAATGACTCACCTTTCTTGAAAGGGTTAATGAAGATAAAGGTGACCTTTTTCCAGCGGGTGAAGTTTGTAGTGGGTGATGGTGGCTCAAcaagattctgggaggatacttGGCTTGGAGACACACCTTTAGCACTACAATACCCCATGCTCTATAATATTGCACAACGTAAGGAGGACTATATATGTGATCTCGCTACTACAATCGGTACCTCTTAACATACAGTTCAGGCGAGCTTTAGTGGGAGCACGCTGGAATGCATGGTTGCATCTGGTAAGAAGACTTATGCAGGTACAGTTAACTGACCAGACAGATAGTGTTCGTTGGATATTGGCTGCTAATGGGGTATTCTCAGTAAAGTTCATGTACGCGAAACTCATAAACACCGGACCTTTATCCAGATCATTACATATTTAAAATATCAAAGTGCCGCTCGGGATTAAAAAATGTATGTGGTTTATACACAAAGGTGTGGTATTAACCAAAGATAACTTAATAAAATGAAGATGGAGAGGCAGGTCGAATTGTTGCTATTGTGAGCAGAATGAAACAATAAGACACCTCATTCTTGATTGCCCACTTGCAAAACTACTATGACGCACCATTCATACCGCTTTTAACGTTACCCCCACCTATATGTATTAACTCACTATTTACAACTTGGCTCAATGAAGGGGACGTTGAAATAGTGAAACTTATCAGGATTGGGATTTGCGCGttattttgggctatatggaataccagGAACGACATGATTTTTAATGGCAAGAACTTCAACAACTTTTTACATGTTATCTTCCGAGCGACGTCTTGGATCTGTACGTGGTCGTTAGTCATGCGGCCTCCAGAGAGCTTATGGATATTGGGTGCAACCGATGAAAGATGGTcgcacgggttatcttca
This region includes:
- the LOC123453123 gene encoding uncharacterized protein LOC123453123; this encodes MATRSPPSPSSIVPPYTHFAAKNRQGIQGSYLALAMASVGFGSSVAAVAPASASSAGRSSLRPRRTRLAVPAATRGTPAPAKKEKSILDFIVSAIVKDEQEFIETNPLLNKVDGPAPSAGGTASRKAGGTTSAGKKPAADSEGGGGFNLGGLFAKKG
- the LOC123397336 gene encoding uncharacterized protein LOC123397336; the encoded protein is MLNAKVKPTLHQELASEPHMELLEEMSIANLQQEYEAMVGENREREGGLVALMRRNHEKYAAQAGQEIAKLKEPLAAEAGKPSRDPEKKLSAIEGEFPDLKGLLNKIMGGKRNELNRETPVKKLQALYALTRQLYIGEIGQKDADGAGKDEAPKTKDDGQEKPAEKKGDDPALSIAEKSKDSASTKRPRRDDAAPPPDPDVPGPRRSIYLTKKMENKIDLSLSMDDAPPLARDWSLLPFDALSSIFTRAGAVEVLMGAGLVCRSWLEAAKLPDVWRAIDMDKHEVLFLKDDAVLRAMAKAAVHRSGGQLRVFAGKHFVTDELIKSILESSPLLRTLRLVSCHNVFSKHIASAMKQSPLLELRSLELGNTDITLEDLTTVLEGCRVLEVLSVCDCFEIDDEEERALRAKFARIKTMTLEWDDDDCCNCSCYYGYSDNSSTPDCEDERT